Proteins encoded by one window of Salmo trutta unplaced genomic scaffold, fSalTru1.1, whole genome shotgun sequence:
- the LOC115181178 gene encoding protein-lysine methyltransferase METTL21E-like, with amino-acid sequence MNLLPTQSVQTEEDAETEVDVADAELAAAIMSRRIIQSLITMEAWEGYTFADHQIRIKESHDLYGAVMWPSAIVLCYFLDTHRDTYNLLDKNVIELGAGTGLVSVVTSLLGGLRLPPR; translated from the exons ATGAACCTCCTCCCGACCCAGTCTGTCCAGACTGAGGAAGATGCTGAAACGGAAG TTGATGTTGCGGATGCTGAGCTGGCAGCTGCCATCATGTCCAGGAGGATCATCCAGTCTCTGATCACCATGGAAGCCTGGGAGGGGTACACCTTCGCCGATCATCAGATCAGGATCAAGGAGTCACATGACCTCTACGGAGCTGTGATGTGGCCCTCG GCCATAGTGCTGTGTTACTTCCTGGATACGCATCGTGACACGTACAACCTGCTGGACAAGAACGTCATCGAGCTGGGCGCCGGGACCGGTCTGGTCTCCGTAGTTACCAGCCTTCTAG GTGGTCTCAGACTCCCTCCTcgttag